The nucleotide window TCAATGGTTGTTGCATCATAGGTGAACAATCTGCCGATTTCAGCAACTTCAGGCATTTTCTTCTTGAATTCTGTCGCTAGGATTGGAGAGCTTTTTGCCCAGGTTCTTGTTGCCAGGCGATAGATACGGTCATGTTTAGGATAGCTGGTTTCATAGCTCAGCTCATCCATGACATTGAGACCTATTAACAGACACACAGCAATGGCGATCGAGAAGCCTAATACATTAATAAAAGAGAAAAACTTGTGCTTTACGAGATTCCTTAAGGCTACTTTGTTATAATGATTTATCATCTGCGTGTAATTAAATAAACAGAAAATAAGACCTGCGAGATTTTTATCAGCATTTGAGTTTGCTCTGTACGATCAAGCAGTGGTTGCTTCAGTTAATTTTTCCGCTGGTAATCTGAAGATTTTATTCTTTTCATCAAAACTAGTTTGATCTCACATTATTTCAAAAAGATGTTTCTGGCTAGTAAGACAGAATTTCTTCCTTAATGTTAAAATGTAACGGAAACGATAGACTATCAATTTTTATCAAAAAATGAGAAATATCATCGAAGAAATCGGATTTTATTTAAATTCGATCTTTCAAACTTCTTAATTGATAGCTAACACAAAACATTGACTCTGAAACTGGGCTAATTCCCGAAAATAGAACCAATATGATTATTAAACTCATTAACATGCCGTTTGCGGATGTGGCCATACCCTCCATTGCGCTTACACAACTCAAATCTGTTCTAAAGTCGGATTTGCAGGATAAGGTAGAGGTCGATATTCATTATTTCAACCACGAATTGGCGGATTATCTGACACTGGATAATTATAGGTTTATCTCAAATGGAGGCCAATCTAATAATAGTGGATTCGGGGATTGGTTCTTTAGACAACAAGCGTTTCCCCATATTCCTGACAATACACAGGAGTATTTGTCGAGATATGGCCATTTGTTGGGAATGGATTTTCTTCAACAAAAAGGAGCTTTTATTCAAGAGAAACGCCAACAGCTAGATCAGTTTCTTGAAAATTTAATAGATAAATATGAGCTTGATAAATGCGATATCGTAGGATTTACATCAATGTTCATGCAAAATGTTGGAAGTTTTGCGATGGCTCGCAAGATTAAGGAACGCAACAAAGATGTCACCATCGTGATGGGCGGTGCCAATTGTGAGAGCCCAATGGGGGAAGAGCTGGTTAAGAATTTTGAAATGCTGGATTTCGTGTTTTCAGGGACCTCACTGATCTCTTTTCCGAGGTTTGTTAAAAGCCTCATGACGGGGAACCGGTCAGAAGCAGAAACCATAAATGGCGTTTTCTCCAGAGCGAATACCGCGAATAAGATCAAAGACAAAGCCCAGATCCTGGTAAAGGAAGATGGTGAAGTGGAGACTGTCGGGCCTATCGGTGAGGAACTGTCCATCAATGAATGTGTTCCCCTTGATTATGACTCTTTTCTGGAATCCTTTGATTATTTCTTTAAAGGAAAAGACATTGCGCCAAGTTTGCTATTCGAGACTTCTCGTGGTTGTTGGTGGGGTGCGAGAGCACATTGTACATTTTGCGGCCTGAATGGTGGAGGAATGTCCTATAGAGCGATGAAAAGTGAGATCGCCATCTCTATGATCAATGATTTGATTGATCGCTACGGGGATCGGGTCAAGAATTATTCTTGCGTGGATAACATCATTCCGAAAGAGTATATCCGTGAAGTGTTCCCGTACGTCAAGAAATTGGAAGGCATGAAGATCTTCTACGAAGTACGTGCTGATATTACTTCTGAGGAGATGGACATCCTCTCAAATGCAGGAGTCGTAGAGATGCAGCCTGGTATTGAGTCATTGGCGACTTCCACGTTGAAGTTGATGAAAAAAGGGACCACTTCATTCAACAATCTCAAATTCCTTCAGCGGACTGTGCTTTACTCCGTATTACCGCAGTGGAATTTGTTGGTTGGATTCCCGGGAGAGAAAGAAGAAGTATACGCGAAATACGTTAACGACCTTCCATCGTATTTCCACTTGCCACCTCCGATTGGGGTTTTCCCAGTAAGGTTTGATCGCTACAGTCCTTACTACATGGAAGCTGATGCATACAATCTGGATCTGGAAGCACTGGATTACTATACATACACCTATCCGAAAGATAAGGAAACACTAAAAGAAATGGCCTATTATTTCGGTGATCAAAACTATGAAGCTGATTACATCCGAATTACGGCCAAATGGCTCTCTAAGCTGGAAATACTGGTGAGTGATTGGAATAAACGTTGGAGAAACTTCGATAAGGACAATTTACCTGTTCTTCATTTTGGTGTTCAGGATGGTAAGGATATCGTCATAGATCAGAGAGGAGAAAGGAAAATCATTCCTCTGACTGAAACTCAGAAAAATATCTTGATCAACCTGGAGAAGCAAAAAAGCTTAAAGGGAATTCAATCACAATTGAAAGAGTATGATCCTAATGAATTGGAATCGGAACTTTCCTATTTGCTTAAAATAAGACTCCTACATGAGGAAAACGGTACTTACATGAGTCTGGTATTTGACGAGAATCCATCTGAGCAGATATTGGACAGACTGAAGTATCAGGAGAATTAGTCAAATAGAGAACTCGATTTGGGCGAAACTTCTTCGATTTGATCGTTTGAGCAATCGCACAAGAATTGACATCTATCCAAAAGTAGATGGTATTTGATTTCATCCTGAACACAAGCAGTAAAATGAAAAAGGTATCTCATGTCTAAGATTAAGTTGTTTTGCTTTCCATATGCTGGAGGCTCCGCTCAGGTTTACCGAGAATGGAAACAGTATCCTTCTGAGGTTTTTGAAGTGATTCCTGTCGAATTGGCAGGTCATGGGAGAAGAATGACGGAGCCACTATACGAAGATGTGTCAGAGATGCTTGAGGACATTTATCCGCATGTAATCGAACAGGTAGGAAGCAGTGATTATGCCTTTTTCGGACACAGCATGGGAGGAATGTTGGCCTTTGAACTGGTTCACAGGATCAGGAAAAGTTCAGGGAGATTACCCATGCATCTCTTTTTTTCGGGAAGAGGAGCTCCGCATATCAGGAGGACCGATAAAATTCGGT belongs to Cytophagales bacterium and includes:
- a CDS encoding RiPP maturation radical SAM C-methyltransferase, encoding MIIKLINMPFADVAIPSIALTQLKSVLKSDLQDKVEVDIHYFNHELADYLTLDNYRFISNGGQSNNSGFGDWFFRQQAFPHIPDNTQEYLSRYGHLLGMDFLQQKGAFIQEKRQQLDQFLENLIDKYELDKCDIVGFTSMFMQNVGSFAMARKIKERNKDVTIVMGGANCESPMGEELVKNFEMLDFVFSGTSLISFPRFVKSLMTGNRSEAETINGVFSRANTANKIKDKAQILVKEDGEVETVGPIGEELSINECVPLDYDSFLESFDYFFKGKDIAPSLLFETSRGCWWGARAHCTFCGLNGGGMSYRAMKSEIAISMINDLIDRYGDRVKNYSCVDNIIPKEYIREVFPYVKKLEGMKIFYEVRADITSEEMDILSNAGVVEMQPGIESLATSTLKLMKKGTTSFNNLKFLQRTVLYSVLPQWNLLVGFPGEKEEVYAKYVNDLPSYFHLPPPIGVFPVRFDRYSPYYMEADAYNLDLEALDYYTYTYPKDKETLKEMAYYFGDQNYEADYIRITAKWLSKLEILVSDWNKRWRNFDKDNLPVLHFGVQDGKDIVIDQRGERKIIPLTETQKNILINLEKQKSLKGIQSQLKEYDPNELESELSYLLKIRLLHEENGTYMSLVFDENPSEQILDRLKYQEN